Proteins found in one Hoplias malabaricus isolate fHopMal1 chromosome 17, fHopMal1.hap1, whole genome shotgun sequence genomic segment:
- the foxi3b gene encoding forkhead box protein I3-B has translation MTSYEQGQSPTRCGPQFPSLGQEPPELSLYSDNYYPPPSLPSPQRTNPSSYDLGEYATSSPNPYLWFNGAGINSSPYLGGAPGPAAPPFVPQHYGMQRPYLGPGVPPGSGGELSWFSMPSQEDLMKLVRPPYSYSALIAMAIHGAPDRRLTLSQIYQYVADNFPFYNKSKAGWQNSIRHNLSLNDCFKKVPRDEDDPGKGNYWTLDPNCEKMFDNGNFRRKRKRKSDGLTGEGASGGSLSSESGDASGRGSPKNPAIDISGSSEKGLSPPSTGSSPCLSNFLTEMSGVAGSVEVGGDPLNRPLSLSLPGDGPQRAPPPTGFCSYSPGSALSEWASPLPPPPPISPSGSNSSLSYSSPVLNQFNGHFYPGLTSTGILYSREGTEV, from the exons ATGACTTCATACGAGCAAGGTCAGTCGCCTACTAGATGTGGGCCTCAGTTCCCCAGTTTGGGACAGGAGCCTCCAGAGCTGAGTTTATACAGTGACAACTATTATCCTCCTCCTTCACTGCCAAGTCCACAGAGGACAAACCCGTCCTCGTATGACCTTGGAGAATATGCAACTTCATCGCCAAACCCCTATCTGTGGTTCAACGGCGCTGGGATCAACAGCTCCCCGTATCTTGGTGGAGCGCCAGGTCCGGCAGCTCCTCCCTTTGTGCCTCAGCACTATGGCATGCAGAGACCCTATCTTGGGCCTGGGGTTCCTCCAGGGTCTGGAGGAGAACTGAGCTGGTTCTCGATGCCTTCTCAAGAGGATCTCATGAAGCTGGTCCGACCACCATACTCTTACTCAGCTCTCATCGCCATGGCGATACATGGTGCTCCGGACCGACGGCTCACTCTCAGTCAGATTTATCAGTACGTAGCAGATAACTTTCCTTTCTACAACAAGAGCAAGGCCGGCTGGCAGAACTCCATCCGccacaacctgtctctgaacgacTGTTTCAAGAAGGTACCTCGGGATGAAGATGATCCAG GCAAGGGTAACTACTGGACCCTCGATCCAAACTGTGAGAAGATGTTTGACAATGGCAACTTCAGgcgcaagagaaagagaaagtcgGATGGTCTGACAGGAGAGGGAGCTTCTGGGGGGTCACTGAGCTCAGAATCAGGAGATGCAAGTGGCAGGGGGAGCCCTAAAAACCCAGCCATAGACATTTCAGGCTCATCTGAGAAAGGCCTTTCTCCTCCATCTACAGGATCTTCGCCTTGCCTCAGCAACTTCTTGACAGAAATGTCTGGAGTGGCTGGGTCGGTGGAAGTAGGGGGAGACCCACTCAACCGGCCACTTTCTCTCAGTCTTCCAGGGGATGGTCCCCAGAGGGCCCCCCCACCCACAGGATTTTGTTCCTACTCTCCTGGTTCTGCTCTTTCTGAATGggcttctcctcttcctccacctcctcccatCTCCCCCTCAGGTTCTAACTCCTCTTTAAGCTACAGCAGCCCAGTTCTCAACCAGTTCAATGGTCATTTCTACCCTGGCTTAACTTCCACTGGAATCCTCTACTCCAGAGAGGGTACAGAAGTGTGA